The following are from one region of the Primulina eburnea isolate SZY01 unplaced genomic scaffold, ASM2296580v1 ctg822_ERROPOS1000000+, whole genome shotgun sequence genome:
- the LOC140822453 gene encoding transcription repressor OFP13-like, which yields MSKKMKLPFTLKATENSASATSSPWLWPACVNNLRTLSFRNCNNENTCKVTNSTYLEDPIDRNSTIEFIDSTPDSFFSATASFNSGISIIGQQDPNDDNDASAATAVIQGLKSKRLFFEPGETSSILEEAKTHVFPRTKSVKILAMDSRDPFTDFRASMEEMVEAHGLKDDWDCLEELLSYYLRVNCRSNHGYIVGAFVDLLLHLQHLAVSAKVSSNPALDKRCSSSSTATHRSFTSHMSVPSSTCSSISPCLSSLENED from the coding sequence ATGAGCAAGAAAATGAAGCTGCCATTTACGCTCAAAGCCACGGAAAATTCCGCCTCCGCTACCTCCTCTCCTTGGCTATGGCCAGCCTGTGTAAACAACCTCAGAACCCTCTCTTTCCGTAATTGCAACAACGAAAACACGTGCAAGGTTACGAACTCAACCTATCTCGAAGATCCTATTGATAGAAATAGTACCATTGAATTCATCGACAGTACCCCAGATTCATTTTTCAGCGCCACAGCCTCTTTTAACTCGGGAATCTCCATCATTGGTCAGCAAGATCCGAACGACGACAACGATGCATCTGCAGCTACTGCGGTGATTCAAGGTTTGAAGTCGAAGAGGCTGTTCTTCGAACCTGGAGAGACGAGCTCCATCCTAGAAGAAGCGAAAACCCACGTCTTTCCACGTACGAAAAGTGTCAAAATCTTGGCTATGGATTCCAGGGACCCCTTCACAGACTTCAGGGCTTCAATGGAGGAAATGGTGGAAGCCCATGGATTGAAAGATGATTGGGATTGCTTGGAGGAGCTCTTGTCTTACTATCTGAGAGTAAATTGCAGAAGTAACCATGGGTATATCGTCGGAGCTTTTGTGGATTTGCTGCTTCATCTTCAACATCTTGCTGTTTCTGCCAAAGTTTCTTCAAATCCCGCCCTCGATAAACGCTGCTCATCTTCTTCAACTGCTACCCACCGTTCTTTTACTTCTCACATGTCAGTTCCTTCTTCCACTTGTTCATCAATCAGCCCATGTTTGTCTTCACTGGAAAATGAAGATTAG
- the LOC140822451 gene encoding BEL1-like homeodomain protein 1, which translates to MATYFHGNSEILGSGDGLQTLIFMNPAYVGFSDNQPSAAANNSNFVFLNPNSTGSLPHAPPSQTQHFVGIPLQSSSSTTAAAMSTQQQSHQPNVSALHGFFPGVHYNLYNQQIDLQEAREVSHSHQGLSLSLSSEQQQQQPPMVYGSFKQEREIPSQAVVTNISTPRGGDVKGSSGGSPSSTSGVSTGVNGVQSVLLSSKYLKAVQELLDEVANVGKGEKSRNESDKGIDEQLRTNGKSTADAANEDGQSGGESSAKRRSELSTAERQEIQMKKAKLVNMLDEVEQRYRQYHHQMQIVISWFEQAAGIGSAKAYTAVALQTISKQFRCLKDAILGQIKSASKSLGEEDSFGDKMEGSRLKYVDNQIRQQRALQQLGMIQPNAWRPQRGLPERSVSVLRAWLFEHFLHPYPKDSDKMILAKQTGLTRSQVSNWFINARVRLWKPMVEEMYLEEMKENEKTGSDDKHRKREQMDDSISKSPKEKSPGIKKPNKSIISNQETYQPPNQNTASTMALPANSTSQIGANVRNQPHFNLVASSEMERITQPSPKKQRIPEIIDFASKATDTGLMSLKFGIERQTRDGFTFMGAPTNFIGGFGSYPMGELERFGPEQFQAPYSGNGVSLTLGLPHCESLPISGSHQAYLPNQNIQIGRGVEIGEANFITSEY; encoded by the exons ATGGCTACGTACTTTCATGGGAATTCGGAAATCCTAGGAAGTGGCGATGGATTACAAACCCTTATTTTCATGAATCCTGCCTACGTTGGATTCTCTGACAATCAGCCGTCAGCAGCTGCAAACAACAGCAACTTCGTATTCCTCAACCCAAACTCAACTGGAAGCTTACCCCACGCGCCGCCGTCACAAACTCAACATTTTGTCGGCATCCCCCTCCAGAGCTCCAGTTCAACCACCGCAGCTGCCATGTCAACGCAACAGCAGTCTCACCAGCCAAATGTATCGGCCCTCCACGGATTCTTCCCGGGAGTCCATTACAATCTTTACAACCAGCAAATCGACCTACAGGAAGCGCGTGAGGTTTCACACTCTCATCAAGGACTTTCTTTGAGCCTGTCTTCTGAGCAGCAACAGCAGCAGCCGCCGATGGTGTATGGTTCTTTCAAGCAGGAAAGAGAGATCCCCTCTCAAGCAGTCGTGACCAACATATCTACGCCACGTGGAGGTGATGTCAAGGGTTCTTCGGGAGGATCGCCGTCCTCAACTTCCGGCGTTTCCACCGGCGTGAATGGGGTGCAGAGCGTACTGTTGAGTTCCAAGTATTTGAAAGCGGTGCAGGAGCTTCTTGACGAAGTTGCTAATGTCGGGAAAGGAGAAAAGAGTAGAAATGAATCCGACAAGGGTATTGATGAGCAGCTACGGACTAATGGAAAATCAACGGCCGATGCGGCGAATGAAGATGGGCAAAGTGGTGGAGAGAGCAGTGCAAAACGTAGGTCTGAGCTTAGTACAGCAGAGAGACAGGAAATTCAGATGAAGAAAGCTAAGCTTGTTAACATGCTTGACGAG GTTGAGCAGAGGTACAGGCAATACCATCACCAGATGCAGATTGTAATTTCTTGGTTCGAACAAGCAGCTGGAATCGGCTCTGCAAAGGCTTACACAGCCGTAGCTCTTCAAACAATCTCGAAGCAATTCCGGTGCCTAAAAGACGCAATCTTGGGCCAAATCAAATCTGCAAGCAAAAGTTTAGGTGAAGAAGACAGCTTTGGAGACAAGATGGAAGGTTCAAGACTCAAATACGTGGACAATCAGATTCGACAGCAAAGAGCTTTGCAGCAACTGGGAATGATCCAGCCCAACGCTTGGAGACCCCAGAGAGGACTGCCGGAAAGATCTGTTTCTGTTCTACGCGCCTGGCTCTTCGAACATTTCCTCCATCC TTATCCCAAGGATTCAGATAAGATGATACTTGCTAAACAGACAGGGCTCACCAGGAGTCAG GTGTCTAATTGGTTTATAAATGCTCGGGTCCGACTTTGGAAGCCGATGGTGGAGGAGATGTATTTagaagaaatgaaagaaaatgagaaaactggATCAGATGATAAACATCGCAAAAGAGAACAAATGGACGACTCGATCTCGAAATCTCCAAAAGAAAAGAGCCCAGGAATCAAGAAACCAAACAAAAGCATAATCTCAAATCAAGAAACATACCAGCCTCCAAACCAGAACACTGCTTCAACAATGGCACTACCTGCAAATTCGACGTCCCAAATCGGAGCAAACGTCAGAAACCAACCACATTTCAACCTCGTTGCATCATCCGAAATGGAAAGAATCACCCAACCGAGTCCCAAGAAACAACGGATTCCTGAAATAATAGACTTTGCCTCAAAGGCAACCGATACCGGACTGATGTCCCTGAAATTTGGCATCGAGAGGCAAACCAGAGATGGTTTCACCTTTATGGGAGCTCCCACGAATTTCATTGGAGGGTTCGGCTCATATCCAATGGGTGAACTCGAGAGATTCGGGCCCGAGCAATTCCAAGCTCCATATTCTGGCAATGGTGTTTCACTCACCCTGGGCCTCCCCCACTGCGAAAGCCTTCCCATTTCAGGATCCCATCAAGCATATCTCCCAAATCAAAACATACAAATAGGAAGGGGAGTTGAAATCGGCGAAGCAAACTTCATAACTTCAGAATACTAA
- the LOC140822452 gene encoding E3 ubiquitin-protein ligase PUB23-like codes for MAEVEIPPYFLCPITLDMMKDPVTISTGITFDRDSIENWIFTRENDTCPVTRQVLSDSELIPNITLRRLIQSWCTLHSSHGIERLPTPRSPVSKSQVLKLLNDADSPQIQMGCLRRLKSIASENQANKRCMEAVGTADFLASFIVNKTLESYRADNEFEAKSESKLMCEEALSILYSLHLSESWLESVCNRELVESLTSMMQFGSYESRAYAIMLLKSILEVADPARNVINLSSEFFVQCAQILNDEFSKKTIKSTLKVLINVCPWGRNRIKALEAGTVPLLIDLLLDSSDKRACEMMLVVLEILCQFAEGRAELLDHSAGIAIVSKKILRISQVASERGVRILHSISKFSATPGVLQEMLHVGVVAKLCLVLQVDCGSKIKERAREMLRLHARAWRNSSCIPQHLICAYPS; via the coding sequence ATGGCGGAAGTAGAAATTCCTCCATATTTTCTGTGTCCTATTACTCTAGACATGATGAAAGATCCGGTGACGATCTCTACTGGCATAACATTCGACAGAGATAGCATCGAAAATTGGATATTCACTCGCGAGAACGACACGTGTCCGGTCACGAGACAGGTCCTCTCCGACTCCGAATTGATCCCAAACATCACCCTCAGGCGCCTGATCCAATCCTGGTGCACCCTCCACTCCTCGCATGGCATCGAAAGGCTCCCCACACCGAGATCTCCAGTCAGTAAGTCTCAGGTTCTGAAACTACTCAACGACGCCGATTCTCCACAGATACAGATGGGTTGCTTACGAAGACTTAAATCCATCGCTTCAGAGAACCAGGCCAATAAAAGATGCATGGAAGCGGTCGGAACTGCCGATTTCTTGGCATCGTTTATTGTAAATAAAACCCTGGAAAGTTATCGCGCTGACAACGAATTTGAAGCTAAATCGGAATCGAAATTGATGTGCGAGGAGGCTTTAAGCATTCTTTACAGTCTCCATCTGTCGGAATCGTGGTTGGAATCAGTCTGCAACCGAGAGTTAGTTGAATCCTTGACCAGTATGATGCAATTTGGGAGCTACGAATCACGGGCTTATGCTATCATGCTACTAAAGTCAATTCTTGAAGTAGCCGATCCAGCTCGAAACGTCATCAACCTAAGTTCCGAATTCTTTGTTCAATGTGCACAAATCTTGAATGACGAGTTCTCGAAAAAGACTATAAAATCCACGCTCAAAGTGCTGATCAACGTCTGTCCATGGGGGAGGAACAGGATCAAAGCATTGGAAGCAGGCACGGTCCCTTTATTGATCGACCTTTTACTAGATTCGTCGGATAAAAGGGCTTGCGAAATGATGCTAGTGGTGCTGGAGATACTATGCCAGTTCGCGGAGGGTAGAGCCGAGCTGCTGGATCACAGCGCTGGAATAGCCATTGTTTCGAAGAAAATACTTCGAATCTCTCAGGTGGCAAGCGAGCGGGGTGTGAGGATTTTGCAttcgatttcaaaattttcggcTACGCCCGGAGTTTTGCAGGAAATGTTACATGTCGGTGTGGTGGCGAAATTGTGCTTAGTTCTTCAAGTGGATTGTGGGAGTAAAATAAAGGAGAGAGCAAGAGAAATGCTTCGATTGCATGCTAGGGCTTGGAGGAATTCTTCATGCATACCTCAGCATCTGATTTGTGCATATCCATCTTGA
- the LOC140822443 gene encoding ubiquitin-conjugating enzyme E2 variant 1D-like, which yields MTLGSGGSSVVVPRNFRLLEELERGEKGIGDGTVSYGMDDGDDIYMRSWTGTIIGPHNSVHEGRIYQLKLFCDKDYPEKPPAVRFHSRVNMTCVNHENGLVEAKKFGLLANWQREYTMEDVLIQLKKEMAAPHNRKLVQPPEGTYF from the exons ATGACCCTTGGTTCGGGAGGATCCAGCGTCGTGG TACCTCGAAACTTCAGGTTGCTTGAGGAACTCGAACGTGGAGAAAAAGGAATTGGTGATGGCACTGTAAGTTATGGAATGGATGATGGAGATGACATTTACATGCGATCCTGGACTGGTACCATAATAGGTCCTCACAAT TCTGTACATGAAGGGCGAATATACCAGTTGAAGCTATTTTGCGACAAAGATTATCCAGAGAAGCCTCCTGCAGTCCGTTTCCATTCTCGGGTTAACATGACATGCGTAAACCATGAAAATGGACTG GTGGAAGCAAAAAAGTTCGGACTTTTAGCAAATTGGCAAAGAGAGTACACCATGGAAGATGTACTGATTCAGTTGAAGAAAGAGATGGCTGCTCCTCATAACCGCAAGCTGGTCCAGCCCCCTGAAGGTACCTATTTCTAG